A region from the Falco peregrinus isolate bFalPer1 chromosome 19, bFalPer1.pri, whole genome shotgun sequence genome encodes:
- the C19H1orf43 gene encoding protein C1orf43 homolog: protein MAGAGSNWLSGVNVVLVMAYGSLVFVLLFIFVKRQIMRFAMKSRRGPHVPVGQHAPKDLKEEIDIRLSRVQDIKYEPRLLAEDDSRLLQLETQGCYNYLYRMKALDAIRTSEIPFHAEGRYPKSLIGKNFCAYLLELRNSSASFKGIRKALIDTLLDGYESARYGTGVFGKTEYLKYQDALNELANMTKARGGSSQRQHQSAAKDLTLSSEVSNPATIQVTYLPSNQKSKRAKHFLELKSFKDNYNTLESTL, encoded by the exons atGGCGGGGGCCGGCAGTAACTGGCTCTCCGGGGTTAACGTGGTGCTGGTGATGGCCTACGGTAGCCTG gtctttgtgctgctgttcatCTTTGTGAAACGCCAGATCATGCGCTTCGCCATGAAGTCCCGCCGCGGCCCCCATGTGCCTGTCGGACAGCACGCGCCCAAG gatttaaaggaagaaatcGACATTCGCCTGTCGAGGGTACAAGACATCAAGTACGAGCCCCGGCTGTTAGCTGAGGATGATAGCAGGcttctgcagctggagacaCAAG GCTGCTATAACTACCTGTACAGGATGAAGGCGCTGGATGCGATCAGAACATCTG AAATCCCGTTTCACGCAGAGGGGCGGTACCCAAAATCTTTAATAGGGAAGAACTTCTGTGCCTACTTGCTGGAACTGCGGAATTCCAGCGCCTCCTTCAAAGGCATCCGCAAAGCCTTGATCGACACCTTGCTGGATGGGTACGAGAGTGCCCGCTACGGCACTGGG GTCTTTGGGAAAACGGAATATCTGAAGTACCAGGATGCTCTGAACGAGCTGGCAAACAT gaCCAAGGCCcggggaggcagcagccagcggCAGCACCAGTCAGCAGCGAAGGACCTCACCCTTTCCTCCGAAGTCTCCAACCCCGCCACCATCCAGGTCACCTACCTGCCTTCCAACCAGAAGAGCAAACGTGCCAAACACTTCCTGGAGCTGAAGAGCTTCAAGGACAACTACAACACACTGGAGAGCACCCTGTGA